The stretch of DNA ATTTGATCATCGCCCTGGGGAACGACAATTTGTGGAAGAGCTTCTGCAAGCTGATCGACCGGAAGGATTTGAGCGACCACCCCAAGTTCGCCACCAATCCTTTGAGAACCGAACACCGGAAGGATCTGGAGCAGATTTTAATCCCGGAGTTCAGGAAAAAAACCAGAAAAGAATGGCTGGAACTGCTGGGGAAGGCCGGGTTGCCCCATTCGCCGGCCAATAACATAAAAGAAATCTGCGAAGATCCCCACATCGCCCATCGCAAAATGCTGGTGGAAATCGATCAGCCGCGCCTGGGGAAAATGAAAATCGTGGGGTCCCCCCTTCGTCTTTCCGAAACCCCGGGCGAGGTCTATGCACCGGCTCCGCTATTAGGGCAGCATTCCGAGGAAATCCTGGAGAAAACCCTTGGTTATCAAAAAGAGGAGATTGATTCCCTGAAAGCGGAAAATGTAATCAACCGCACAGTCTGATCTTAAGCCCATTTAGTACGAAAATAACGTTCAGGGATCGGGGGTCAGGGATCGGGGGTCGGCGAAAGACATTTTCATTCTTCGTAGTGCCCGACCCGGGCATGAGCGCTTAACACGAAAACAAAGTTTCAAGATGCAAGATGCAAGCCTGGTAGGGTGGGTGCAGTGCAACGGAACCCACCATTTACGATTTGTGCCCCATTCCCCTGTCAGATCTTCCGGCAAGCCTGATAGATGTTTTCTATGAGTTCAGGGATAAACCTGGTGGGTGTGGAAGAGAAGGCCACCCGGATCAAATCCGGTTCGACGGAGATCACGCCGGTGTCATATTGATCGAGCAGCTTTTTTCTGACCGCTTCCGGATCGGCGTTCCTGAGCTTTAGACACATGAAATAGCCGCTGTTATAAGGTCTGGCCTGGAAGGTCTCTTCGTATTTCTTATCGCTTAACACCCGTGTGACCTCCCGGTATCTGGAATGCAAAATCGCGTTCTTTTGCTGTTTCTCCGACCAGTATTCCGGGTCCTGGTAGGCCTTATAGAGCAGCGATTGACCGAGGTGAGACATATTGGAGGCATCGGCCCTGATGGCTCCGGCCGTCTTGGCCTCCAGGGCAGCGTAAATCTTCTTTTTATCTCCGGACCCTCCGATGCCGTATGTGATAAAGCCGATCCTGAAGCCCCAGACATAATCCTCCTTGGTCGGTCCGTCCAGCTTTACCGCCAGCACCCGCTCGTGTAAATCCGCCAGTTGGGAGAAGAGCGATTCCGTTATGATGTCTTTTACGTAAACCAAACCAAAGTAGGCATCGTCCACCAGGACGACCATCGCTTTGCCTCGATCAGCCGCTTCCCGGATGGTGGCGACAATCTGACGGGCCTCTTCGATCGTCGGGGTAAAGCCGGTGGGGTTGTTGGGAAAATTTAACAGCAGCAGGGCCTTGGCATTCCCGTTCAGGGCATCGGCCAAACCGGTTATATTGAAGCCCCCATCGGAAAAAAGATCGAAGGTCTTTATCCTGGCCCCCTTCTTGTAAAGAAACATAAGGTCATAATTTTCCCAATAGGGAGAGGGGATAATTATTTCCTCTCCCTGGTTAAGGAAGAGCTCTCCGGCAGTGCTCAGTCCATGAGTCAAGGCCCCGGTAACGATCGGTTGACTGA from Deltaproteobacteria bacterium encodes:
- a CDS encoding aminotransferase class I/II-fold pyridoxal phosphate-dependent enzyme → MNEQARTLNETLQQENPFLLDLFSKAGLDLFFPKLGILSQSAEAAGKRINATIGIAMEEDGRPMYLKTIHKYLGALQPGEVYTYAPSPGKKELREAWKEMLFKKNPGLTGKEISQPIVTGALTHGLSTAGELFLNQGEEIIIPSPYWENYDLMFLYKKGARIKTFDLFSDGGFNITGLADALNGNAKALLLLNFPNNPTGFTPTIEEARQIVATIREAADRGKAMVVLVDDAYFGLVYVKDIITESLFSQLADLHERVLAVKLDGPTKEDYVWGFRIGFITYGIGGSGDKKKIYAALEAKTAGAIRADASNMSHLGQSLLYKAYQDPEYWSEKQQKNAILHSRYREVTRVLSDKKYEETFQARPYNSGYFMCLKLRNADPEAVRKKLLDQYDTGVISVEPDLIRVAFSSTPTRFIPELIENIYQACRKI